Part of the Arsenicicoccus sp. oral taxon 190 genome, CTGTAGAGCGCGAAGCACAGCTGCCGGTCGAGTGCGAGGTCCTGCTCCATGCGTCCAGCCTGGCACGGAGTTAGGTTGTGCGCAACTCGGTTGTGTGCAACCTACCTAGCGGGCGGGCCTGCCCCAACGGGTGGAGAACACCACCGACAACGCCGGTCGATCCCACCCGGTCACCGCAGCGACGTCGCCCGCCACGACGACCGAGCCGACCCGCCTCGCGGAAGCAAGCGGCCCGGCGCCCTTCTCACCCACGTGCGCCCCCACCTCTCCCGTTGAGAGGCGACAGATCGGGGTTATGGGCCGGGATGACCCCCGTTTGTCGCCTGTCAACGGTGGTCGGTCGCGATGCCCACGCAGTCGGGCGTGGCCGACCAGCGGCTCCCCGGGTCGCCGTGCCAGTCGGCGGTGGCGACGATCTCGGCATACGTGTCGCCGTGGGTGGACACCAGCTGGGCGACGTCCGCGGCGACGGCGGATCCGCCGCGACGACCGATCCCACCCGCCCCGGGAAGCGAGCGGCCCGGCGCCAGGCCCCGATGGGGGATGGCGCCGGGCCGCTCGGCATACGGTCTGAGCAGGTGGCCGGCAGCCTGGCGTGCGAAGGCCAGGCTGCTGCGACTACCTGAGGTAGGTCAGGCGGGGCGGACGCGGAGGATCGGGGTCCCGCGCGTGACCGGGCCCGTCGCGTCAAGGGGCTCCACCGGCCCGGTCGCGAAGGAGTTGGTGACCAGGACGGGCGTGATCAGCGAGTAGCCCGCTTCCTCGATCACGGCCCGGTCGAAGGTCACCAGGGGGTCGCCCGCAGCCACGGTGTCGCCGGCCTTGACGTGCACGTCGAAGCCCTTGCCGTCGAGGTTGACGGTGTCGATGCCGACGTGGATCAGCAGCTCGACACCACCCTCGACCGCCAGGCCGAAGGCGTGACCGGTCGCCTGGGCGACGACCACCGTGCCGGCGGCCGGGGCGCAGATCGTGTCCTCGCGGGGGTCGATGCCCACGCCCGGTCCGACCAGCCCGGCGGAGAACACCTTGTCCGGGACCTCCGCCAGCGGCACGAGGTCGCCGTCGCAGGGGGCGCCGATCTCGACGACGCCACCCCGAGCGGGCTCAGCTGCCCCAGCAGCACCAGCGGCGCTGGCAGCACCAGCCGCGCCGGCAGTACCGGCCGCAGCGCCGCCGGCAGCAGCACCCGCCCCGGCCGTCCCGGCACCCGCGGTGTCCGTCACGACGCTGGCGCCACCGGCTGCGGCCTCGGGACGGGACTCCCCGGCCGGCGCCTGGGGGGCGTGACCGGTCAGCGGCGCGTCACCCGTCAGCGGCGCGTCACCCGTCCGCGGGGCGTCACCCGCGCCAGCGGAGCGCTCGGCCACCGGGGCACCGGCCCCGACGAGCGCGGGCTCCTCCTCGGTCGGCGCGCCCGCGGCCTCGCCGGTGGCGACGGCGTGAGCCTTCTCCTCGGCGGTGCGGTAGTCGGTGAAGACGATGAGCAGCATCGACACGAAGAACGACGCCAGCACGGCGGCCGCGTAGAGCAGGATGTTGCTGTCGAAGGCCGGGATCGTCAGCAGCGAGGTGAAGACGAAGGCCTTGGTCGTGACGCCGCCGCCGATGCCGATGATCAGACCGCCGACGAGGCAGCCGACCAGCATGCGCGGGTAGATCCGCTTGAACCGCAGGTGGATGCCGTAGAGCGAGGGTTCGGAGATGCCGCCGAGCAGACCGGCCGCGAGCGCGCCCGTCGCGGTCTGCCGCATCGCGACGTCCTTGTCCTTGATGGCGTGGTAGAGCACGCCGGCGGTGGCGCCGAAGCAGGCGAAGTTCCACGCACCCATGGGGCCCTGGATGAAGTCGTAGCCCAGGGTCTGGATGTTGAGCAGCATGATCGCGTTGATGGGCCAGTGCAGGCCGAGCGGCACCATGAAGGGGTAGGCCAGCGGGATCACGATCGCGAAGATGAACGGGCTCAGGTCGTTGATGGACTTGAGCAGGCTGCCGAGGCCGGCGCCGACGTAGACGCCGATGGGCCCGATCAGGAAGGCCGTCAGCGGGATCATGATCAGCATCGCGAAGAACGGCACGAAGATCAGGTGCAGGTTGGCGGGGATGATCCGCTTGAGCAGGCGGTACAACGGCCCGAGCACGGCGGCCATGAGCAGCGGCGGGAACACCGTCGAGCCGTAGTTGAAGATCGTCAGCGGGAGACCGAAGACGTCGTAGATCTTCACCTGGGAGCCGAAGACCGTTGCGGTGCGGGCGGCCTCACCGAGCGCGGTGAAGCCCGGCAGCATCAGGACACCCATGATGGCGAAGCCCACCCACGGGTCGGCGTCGAGCTTCTTGGAGGCGTTGTAGGCGACCATCAGCGGCAGGAAGGTGAAGACGCCCTGCCACAGCATGTTGATGAAGGCCCAGCCGCCCTCGAGCTTGACGCGCGGGTCGGCCCAGTTGCCGATGACGCCGAGGGTGGACATCAGCGCCATGAAGGTGATGAAGAGGGAGGCGCCGAGCAGCGCGCCCAGGATCGGGCGGAACGAGTCGGACAGGAACTCGAAGAAGTTGTCCAGCCAGGCGCGGTTGCCGCGCGGGCCCTTGGCGCGCAGCTCGGCCTTGACGTCCGCGTCCGACCGGGCACCAGAGCCCGAGCCCGCGCCGGCGCCGGCACCGGACCCGCCTGCGCCGGAGGCCATCTCGGGCAGCGACATGATGTCGTTGTAGACGTTCTGCACGGCGCCGCCGATGACGACCTGGTAGCGGTCGCCGCTCTGCGGGACGGCGCCCATCACGCCCGGGATCTGCTCCACGCGGTCGGTGTCGACGCCCGAGGCGTCGTGGAGCTGGAAGCGCAGCCGGGTGGCGCAGTGCGTGAGGCTGACGATGTTGGAGGGTCCACCGACGCTCTGGACGATGTCGCTGGCGGGGCTTGATGCCATGGGGGTACTTCTTTCGGCAGGGGTCGTCTCGCATGAGGCCCGTCCATCATGGCCCAGCCCCTCGCGCCCGGCCCGTCCGGGCAGCCCCGTGACCGGGTCCATCCCGCATGACGGTACGCCGCCGTCTCACGCGACCACCCAGCCGCCTCTGGGATGATCACCGCATGGTTGGGGGCGCACGCGACGAGGTCGACGACTTCCAGGCGCGCGGTCTCACGGTGGCGCGGGTCATGGCGGTGGTGTCGGCGGTGCTCTACATGCTGTGGGTGCTGTCGCCGTCGCCGCTGGACCCGCGCACATCCTTCGTCAGCGAGCTGCTCGTGCACGACCAGCCGGGGGCCTCACAGCTGCGCGCCACCGACCTGCTCGCGGGCCTGCTGGTGACCTTCGGGGTCTCGCTCGTATGGCGCGCCCGCCGCCGTCTCGGCGGGGACCGGCTCTGGCTACGTGCGGCGATCGTGGGGGTGGGGCTCTTCGGGGTGGCGACGATCGTCGACGCGCTGGCGCCGCTGTCGTGCACCCCCACCGCCTCGGAGGCGGGCCGTCTGGCCGAGCAGCAGGGTGCGGTGCAGCTGCACCACCAGATCCACGGGGTGTCGAGCGCCATCGCCGGGGTCGGGGTCACGGTCGGCATCGCGGCGACCGCGCTGGCGCTGCGGGTCGCGGCGTGCGGGGTGCGGCGCCGGCTGGCGCAGCTCTACGCCGCCTACGCGGCGTTCTTCGTCGCGGTGACGGCATGGGTGCTGGTGGAGATCGTGGAGGCGATGCACTCCGAGCTGCTGCCCGTGCTCGTCGGGCTGGACGCGCTCGGGTGGAGCCAGCGGCTGCAGCTGAGCGCCATCGCCGGCTGGCTGCTGCTGGTGGCGGTGCGGCCGCCGTGGCGGGTCCGGCCGTGGGTGCGCCGTGGGGTCCGCCGTGGGGGCCGCCGGTGATCGTCGAGGTCGACGGCCGTCGGCTGCACGTCCACGACTGGGCGCCGCAGGCCCCGGCCGAGCTGCCGGTCGTGCTGCTGCACTCGGGCCTCGGGGGCGCGTGGTTCGACTGGGAAGGGGTTGCCGCCGCCCTCGCCGGGGTCGCCCGGGTGGTCGCGGTCGACCGGCCGGGGTGCGGGACTCACCTGCGCCGGCTGCTCCCCCTGACGTCTCGCTCGTGCGGTGGGCGGACGACGTGGTGGGGGTCCTCGACGCGCTCGGCGCCCGCACGGCTGTGCTGGTGGGCCACTCCATGGGGGCCTGGCAGGTCGAGGCGGCCACCCGGCGACACCCTGACCGCGTCCGCGCCCTGGTGCTCTTCGACGGCAGCGTTGCCCCGGCCGAGCCGAACTCCGCACCGAGCCGGGCGACCTCGGCGACCGGCCCCTCCCGCGGGCCGCGCCTCGCCTCGCTGCTGGTCTCGGCGGTGTCCGCGACCGTGGGGTGGGGCCGGACGGGGCCGCTGCTGCGGCGCCTCGCCGACCGGGGGCTGCCCCGCGCCCCCTGGCGCGCCGGGCACCGGGCCCGCTGCGCGGTCACCTATGCCCACGAGTCCGTATGGCGCACAATGCTGCTCGAGGACTCCGCCTACCGCCGGCTCGGCGCCGAGCTCGCGACGCTGCGCACGACCCACCCGCTGCCCGCGGTCCCGGTGACCGTGGTGGCGGCGCTGCCCGGGTGGTGGCCGGCGTCGTGGTCCCGGTGGGGCGCCCAGCAGGGTCGCCAGGCCGCGGCGCTCGCCCGAACGGCGATGGGGCCGGTGGGCTTTCACGTCATACGGCCCGGGCGTCACCACGTGATGCTGCAGCACCCGCGCCAGGTCGCCGCGCTGGTCGAGGCGACCTGGCGCGCGTGAGGCGCAGGACGCCGGCGCTCCAGGCCGCGACGGCCAGGAGCACGGCGGCCGCGACGCCGAGGATCGTGGCCGGGTCCTGGTGCAGCGTGGTCTGGATGAGCCGGGTCGGGACCAGGGCGGCGAACGCGAAGGCGGCGACCGTCCCCAGGTAGGAGCCGATGAGGTTGCGGGTGTGCATGCGCACGTCACGGCGGCGAATCCCGACGATGCCGAGGGTCAGCGAGCCGAGGGTGACGAGCGAGAGGCCGTGCAGCCAGCTGAAGCCGTGGGGGTGGATGAGGAAACTGGTGAGGCAGGTGACGACCATCGCCACCGCCCAGGTGCGCCCGAGGTATCGGTGGGCGCGGTCGCGGCGGCGCCGCCAGATCTGCAGGGGGCCGAGCAGCAGCACGACCAGGGCGGCGACGGCATGGCTGGCGATGAGGGGCGTGAACTCGGTCATGGCACCTAAGATAGTGTCGGTATCCAATGTGGCGCCATCAAGATAGTCGCTGGTCAGAGCACTATCCGGGCGCTGGAGCAAGAGGTGTCGATGCTGCTGCAGGAGCTCGCCGAGACGAGCGGCGTGAGCGTCGCGAGCATCAAGTACTACCGGCGCGAGGGGTTGCTGCCGGCGGGGGAACGGGTGACGGCGACGCGGCAGGAGTACGACCGCCGGCACCTGGAGCGGCTGCGCCTCGTCGGGACGCTGCGCGAGGAGGCCGGGGCGTCCATCAGCGACATCCGGGCGCTCGTGCAGGTCCTCGACGACCCCGACCAGCCGCTGCTGACCGCGCTGGAGATCGCCCAGGCCATCGCGCTGGGGCTGCCCGCGGCGCCTCACGACGCACCGGTCCCGCCCGACGAGGACGCACGGGTGCGCCCATTGCTCGCCGAGCTGGGGTGGCCCGACATCCCGTCCGGCCCGCGGGCGGCCCTGGACGCGCTGCTGCGGTCGATGGAGGCGGCGGCGATCCCTGCGGGACCCGAGGTGCTGGCGCGGTACGGCCGGCTGCTGGACGAGCTGGCGCGCGGGGACCTGGCGGCCATGCACCGGCCGGCCGAGGCTGCCGCTGATGCTGCGGAGGAGCCGTCGGACGACGTGGTGGTGACCCGCGTGGTGGCGGGCACGGTGTCCTACGGACGCCTGGCCCAAGTCCTGCGGGCGCTCGGCCACGCATCCCTGAGCGTCGCCGCCTACGACCTGATCGACGGCGGTCGGCCCCGCCCGGGTCGGTGACGCAGGCCGGCCCCGCGACCGAGCGCGGTATGCCGCTCCCAGGGGCCTACTCGCGCAAGCTCTGACCGAGGCGCCGTCCCACCCGACCCCCTCGCCGCGAACTGCTTCCCCGGACGCCACGCAGATGGCAGTCTTGGTCACGCACCGTGGCGAGGGGGACGCATGAGGTATCCGGGGTGGACGACGGCGGCCGCTGCTGCGGCTCTCGTGGTGACGGTGATGCCGGTGATGACGGCGTGCAGCGGACCCGCCGACACCACCGGCGCCGCGAGCGCGTCACCGTCGGCCACCGAGACCGCCACCGGAGCCAGCACCGGGGCGCCGGGCGCCCCGTCGACCGGCACCGCCGCCCCCTCCGTCACGCCGGCGATCCCCAGCTCCGCTGCGACGCCGTCCGCGAGCGGGACGGCGGCGACGCGGCATACGAGCTCACCCACCCCCGGCGCCACGCCTCAGGGCCCGGTGCGCAGGGTGGGCGCGCCGCTGCGCACGCCCCAGGAGATCGACGCCCAGCTCCCCGAGGCGCACGGGCTGCGCGCGTTCGCCAAGGAGCAGCTGGCGCGCGCCGACCAGGACAACGGCTGCCGGATGGCGCTGTCCGTCGATGCCCTCGACCCCGAGACGTCGCTGGCGGGCGGCTTCTCGGGGTGCGGGGGATACGCGGTCATCTGGGGTCGCAAGGGCGGCCGGTGGGTCGAGGTGTGGGGCGGTCAGGATGTCCCCGCGTGTGCTGACCTGCGCGCCAAAGGCGCTCGCCTCAACCCCGCCGTCGTCGGGCAGTGCTGGGACGGCTCGGCCGTGGTCCCTTACCGACCCTGAGGCCCAGGCACGCCACCGTCAGCCTGCGGGACCGTGGCCAGCACCTCGGCGGTGGCCGCGAGCCTGATCTGCGGCTCGAAGAGGCTCATCACCTGCAGCGCCGCCGCGTGGTTGTCCGGCGTCGAGCCGGCGCACGCGTCCGTCACCACGGTCACGGTGGCGCCGGCGTCGGCCGCGGCGAGGGCCGTCGCGATGACGCAGCAGTCCGTCGACACGCCGGTCAGGACGAGCTGCGGTGCGTCGCCGACGATCTCGCGCAGGCCGGCACCCCACTTGCCGAAGGTCGGCTCGGTGACCACGGGCGCGGCGGCCAGGGTGGCGGCGAGCGCGGGGGCGACGGCATACGTCGCGTGGTCGTCGGGCACGAGCGCGAAGGGCCACTGCTCGTAGTAGGGCCGCCAGGACCCCTGCGGCTCGACCGGCGCGACGAACCGGGTCACCACCACCCGGTCCGCGAATCCCGCTGCGAGAGCGCGCACCCGGGGCACGATGGCAGGGAACATCGGTGACCCCCAAGGACTCTCGGGCGCGGCGAAGATCACCTGCGGGTCGATCACCACGAGCCAGGGCCGTATGCCGCTGCCGGGGTCACCGCGCATCGACGGACTCCTGACGACGAACTCGACCGCGCCGCAGCACGATCCCGCCGACGAGGCCGATGAGCAGCGCGAGCAGCACGCCGATGTTGGAGTAGGGCCAGGCGCCGTCCCAGCCCTGCGCGGTGCGCGTGCCGAGGCCGAGCGGCTGGAGCAGGTAGCCCTGCCAGTTGTTCCAGGCGGCGTCGGCGGCGAAGGTGTTGACCACGAGCCCCCAGCCGATGACGGACGCAACCGCCATGAGGGCCAACGAGATCCAGTCGACGCTGCCGTAGCGACCGCGCGCGTCGAAGAGCGCGTCCTCGTCGTAGTCGTGGCGCCGCAGGGCGATGTCGCCGATCATGACGCCGGCCCACGCGGCCAGCGGGACGCCCAGCGTGATCAGGAAGCTCTGGAACGGTCCAAGGAAGCTCTGCGCGAAGAAGACCACCCAGATCGTGCCGGCCGTGAGGATGATCCCGTCTACGAGAGCCGCTGCGGGACGGGGGATCCGGACGCCGAGCGAGAGCAGCGTCAGGCCGGAGGAGTAGATGCCGAGGACCGCTCCGGAGACGAGCGCGAGCACCGCGGCGACGAGGAAGATCACGAGGAACCACGTCGGCAGGATGGTGGCGAGGGTGCCGATGGGGTCGGCGGTGATGCCCTCGGCGAGCTTGGGGTCGGAGCCGGCGAGCAGCAGGCCGTAGAGCACCAGCAGGGTGGGAGCGATGGCGCCGCCCAGCGTGTTCCACGCGACGATGGCGCCGCTGGAGGCGTCGCGGCGCTGGTAGCGCGACCAGTCCGCAGCGATGTTGATCCACCCGAGACCGAACCCGGTCATCACCATCACCAGCGCCCCGACGACGGACTGCCAGGAGCCCGAAGGGAGTCCGCGCACCGCGTCCCAGTGGACGTGGCCCAGCGTGAGGGCGATGTAGACGATCGTGGCCGCGCCCGTCAGCCAGGTCAGCACCGACTGCAGCCGCATGATGATGTGGTAGCCCGCGACCGAGGCCAGCACGATGATCGCGGCCACGACGACGGTGGCGATGACCTTGGTCGACGTCCCCCCGTCCCACCCGAGCCGACCGAAGATCGTGGACGTCGCCAGCACCGCCATGATCGCGAGGAAGGTCTCCCACCCGATCGACACCAGCCAGGACATGACGCCGGGCACCTTCTGCCCCTGCACGCCGAACGCCGCGCGGCTCAGGATCATCGTCGGCGCCGACCCGCGCTTGCCGGCGATCGCGATGATCCCGCACAGCGCAAAGCTGAGCACGACGCCGACCACGGCGACCACGGCCGCCTGCGCGAACGAGATGCCGAAGCCGAGCACGTAGGCGGCATACGAGATCCCGAAGACACTCACGTTGGCGGCGAACCACGGCCAGAACAGGTCGTGCGGGCGGGCGGTGCGCGCCGCCTCGTCGATGATCTCGATGCCGGTGGTCTCGACCCGTCGGCGCTGGACCTCGGTGGCGGTGGTGCCTCGCGGCGACGTCGCTGTCATGGTCCTTATGCTCTCATTGAGTGGAGGCCCGAGGTAGGTCATCAGGGATCGTGATGATGCGGACCGGGGCGCCGATGGCGTCCCTAGCGTCATCGCCATGAGCCAGACCATCAGACACCACTGGACCGGGTTGAAGGGTCGCCGTGCCCTGAACTTCAACTGGGACGCGATCGACCACGACTCCGTCGTCCTGGTGACCGCCTCGGAGTACGCCCTCAACGCGGCGGCCCCCGCCACCTCCCAGCGCTTCGTCGGCGCCGCGAGCATCACCGTCGCCAACGTCACCCCGCACGGCCCGCCGTACGACCCCAACCACGGCGTGACCTTCGTCGTGGACGTCGCGTGGGGGACGCCGCTCAACGTGGTCACCGACATCACAGTCCTGGACTCCAAGCCGGTCTGGATCGGGACGCCATGAGCGACATCGCGATCCGCAAGTACTGGTCCGGGCTTCGGGGCCGGGTCCCGCTCAACATCAACTGGGACCAGGTCGACGCAGACTCCGCCGTCTACGTCACGGCGTCGGAGTACACCCTCAACCGGGCCGCGCCCGCGACGTCACAGCGTTTCGTCGGGGACGCCAGCATCACGGTTCGCAACGTCACCCCGCACGGCCCGCCCTACGACGCCAACCACGGCGTGACGTTCGTCGTGGACGTCGCGTGGGGGGCGCCGCTCGACGTGGTCACCGACGTCGTGCTGCTGGACCGCCCGCGCGGCTCGCAGCACCCGCCGCTCGACTGGCGGCGCCTCGCGTTCACCGTGCAGCACCAGCTGCAGACCAACTGGTGCTGGTGCGCGGTGACGGTCAGCGTGGCCAACTTCTACGGCGCATCCCTCACCCAGTGCACCTTCGCCAACACCTTCCTCAGCCGCACCGACTGCTGCACCGCGGCCGGCGGGTCCGGGCCCTGCAACCAGCAGGCCCGCCTGGGTGACGCGCTGCGGACGGCCGGGCACCTCGCGAGCGTCTCGCCGTCGCAACCGAGCTTCGCCACCATCCAGGGCGAGATCGACGGCGGCAGACCTGCCTGCGTCCGCATCGAGTGGAGCGGCGGCGGCGGCCACTTCGTCGTCGTCGACGGCTACCTCGCGCAGGACCAGTTCGTCGGGGTCGAGGACCCCTGGTCCGGCGCCACCGACGTGCGGCTCTCCACGCTCAACAGCTCCTACCTGGGCACCGGCAGGGTGACCCACTCCTACCTGACACGCTGAGAGGTATGCCGATGAGCACCTACGTGCCCGAACCACCGCCCGGCCTCCGTGACGAGATCGCCGGCACGGTCACCGATCTCATCGCTGCCCGGGCGAGCCAACCCGGGGACGACCAGGCAGGCGGGGCCCCGCCCCAGTCGTGGCCGACCTACCACCTGGGCGCCGACGCCCTCCGGTCAGGCGACGCGCTGTCGCAGGCGATGCCGATCGGCTGGCTGTCCGTCGTGCACCGCGCCGGACTGACCGCGCTGGCCGAGCTGGACGTGCCGGGAGATGCCTCGCCCGAGGTCCGGCAGGTCTCGTATGGCGACCTCGCCCGGGGCGTCGCGAGGCTGAGCGAGGCGGCGCGGGGCCTGGACGACGAGCTCGGCGGAGGGGCTCCGCTGGAGCAACGCTTGTTGCGCGTGCCGGCGTGCCTGTTCATGGGGTTGTGGCTCCACGACGACGCCGACCCCTCACGCGACGTCGTGATCCCGAGCGAGCCGACGCCGCCGGCCTTCGAGGCGGGGCGGCCCTATCCGATGGCGGAGGCCCTCGAGACCCTCGCCGCCACCGTGGTCGAGGCGCCCGAGCCCTGACCGGGCTCGTCGGCGGTGGAGACGCTCGTCTTCGGCGTCGATCGCGTCGACCGCGTCGACCGCGTCGAGAGCATGGACGACACCGTGGCCGGAGCCAACGCGGCCACCGCCCGGACCTCCGGGCGGTGGTCGTTGGCGCGATGGGCGACCTCGAGCCAGGACTCGGCCACGCCGGTGAGTGGGCGCCAGACGTCGCCGTCCGGCGGCACCACGAACGGCGCCGAGGGAGAGATCATCACGTGCCGCGGGTCCTCCAACGGCTCCAGGCACTGCGCGAACCGGTCGACGTCACGGGCGAGCCGGGGCGGAGCGCCGCGATCGGTCCACGCGCACCAGTAGCGGTCCCACGTCAGGGGGACGCCCTCCAGGCGGTGCAGCGGCCTCCCGAGGATCGCCTCCACCGGCACGACCGCCATCGCGGCAAGGGGGCTGGCGGCCGTCACCCGGACCCCCACCCGCAGCGGGTGCAGCAGCCGCGAGACGAGCCGGGGGTCGTCGAGCGGGCCCGGCACGACCTGCAGGTCGGCGAGGTGGGCCAGCAGGTCGTTGCCGATCTGGGCGGGGCGCTCCAGCAGGACCAGGCTGAGCCGCACCCGCGGCAGGACCCGGGCCGCGAGGCCGGCCAGCCGCTCCGCATACGGCCGGACCGTCGAGGGGGCGAATCCGACGACGAGGTGCGGAGCCGCCCCGCCGGCTTCGCGCGCTTCCGCAAGCAGTGCGTCGTGCTCGGCGACGAGCCGCACGGCTCTCGGGAGCAGCCGCTCCCCGAGCGGGGTGAGGATGGCGCCGCGCCGGCCCCGCATGATCACCGAGCCGCCGGCCTGGCGGTCGAAGGCGTTGAGATGAGCGGTGATGGCCGGTTGGGAGTAGCCGAGCTCACGCGCCGCCGCCGTCACGGAACCCGTCCGCACCACGGCGAGGAAGGATCGCACGAGCTGGATCTCCACGTCCCCACGCTAGACCTGTGGATGTGACCTGCGCCACACTCCTGGGTCTTGCATGCCCGTCGTGGATCCGCTCTGCCCGGAGCCGCGTGGGGCCTACTCCAAAAATCATGTAGCGACCCACCCAGATGACCCTGCCGGTCCTCCAGCCTGGCGTCGCGTGCAGACACAGCGGAACCCTTGGCACACCTGATTGCGGAAACCTGGGCACGCTGGACGGTGCTCAGGTTTCCGCAATCTTGGTCGATTGGGGCGGCGGGGTATGGGGTGACGCTGGTCAGGCGGCCAGCTGGGGGATTTTGCTCACACGCAGCGATCAGGGATGCCACAGTGTTGTCACTGCATCTCAGAGGGGGGCTCACATGCGTGCAGGACGCTGGGGAATCGCCGCGCTGACCGCGGCACTGCTGGCTGCGTGCGGGGGCGGAGGGTCGCCCGGCGCGCAGTCCGCCAAGACCGTGACGGTGACGGCATCGCCGACGAGCACGAGCGCCACGGCGGCACCGGCGTCGACCGCTGCGTCGGGCACGGCGAGCGCGCCGGCAACGCCGGGAGCCACCGCGACCTCAACGGCGACCGGGGGAGCCGCCACCAAGCAGATCGTGCTCACGCTGCCCAACCCTGACGGCGGGTGGAAGGTCGAGAACGCGGACCACGCCGTGGAGTGCAGCGAGTATCCGTCGGCCATGGCCACAACCAGTAGGACCTATCGGTGCGGTTCCAACGCTGACTACGCGGTCGCCTGCGTCGATGACGGTGATGGCGCCCACGTCCTGTGCGCCACGGATCCGTGGGCCAAGGCGGCTACACGCTTCGCCGTCGACGGGACGTTGCCGACGACCCACAAGCCGTCCGACCCCGCCCCGCTGGGGATCGAGCTGGCCGACGGCTCGCGGTGGAACTACCGATCCGGGGGCATCTGGCCGCCCGGGCCCCAGGAGGCTGCAGCGACCTACGGCTGTCGCAAGGGTTGCCACGAGGACGCGGAGGCGCTGCTGTCCCCGCCCGGCAACCCAGGCGGCTCAGGCCTGATCAAGGAGGGCGACGTCTGGTACGCCCGCCGGGGGCCCCTGGGCTACAACACCGTCAAGACCGGCAAGATCACCAAGGAGCGCATCACCAAGGCGTGGTTCATCCGGGCGGCGCCGTCCT contains:
- a CDS encoding LysR family transcriptional regulator, giving the protein MEIQLVRSFLAVVRTGSVTAAARELGYSQPAITAHLNAFDRQAGGSVIMRGRRGAILTPLGERLLPRAVRLVAEHDALLAEAREAGGAAPHLVVGFAPSTVRPYAERLAGLAARVLPRVRLSLVLLERPAQIGNDLLAHLADLQVVPGPLDDPRLVSRLLHPLRVGVRVTAASPLAAMAVVPVEAILGRPLHRLEGVPLTWDRYWCAWTDRGAPPRLARDVDRFAQCLEPLEDPRHVMISPSAPFVVPPDGDVWRPLTGVAESWLEVAHRANDHRPEVRAVAALAPATVSSMLSTRSTRSTRSTPKTSVSTADEPGQGSGASTTVAARVSRASAIG